In one Myxocyprinus asiaticus isolate MX2 ecotype Aquarium Trade chromosome 1, UBuf_Myxa_2, whole genome shotgun sequence genomic region, the following are encoded:
- the LOC127445275 gene encoding transmembrane emp24 domain-containing protein 3-like — protein sequence MRHACLLILAVYVAFVDATELTFELPDNEKQCFYEDLDQGAKFEMDFQVIAGGNYDVDCFVTDPMNNVLYQERKKQYDSFSHTTTTKGVYKVCFSNEFSTFSHKTVYLDFRTGEEIPLLPDMNRATALTQMESACMSIHEILKVVADSQTRYRLREAQDRIRAEDLNERISYWSIGEAIILFVVSIGQVLMLKSFFNEKKTYVATST from the exons TTTGTAGATGCCACCGAATTAACGTTTGAACTGCCCGATAACGAGAAACAATGTTTTTACGAGGACCTGGACCAGGGAGCCAAGTTTGAAATGGACTTTCAG GTCATTGCTGGGGGGAACTATGATGTTGACTGTTTTGTGACAGATCCAATGAATAATGTCCTGTATCAGGAACGAAAGAAGCAATATGACAGCTTTTCCCATACAACAACCACGAAGGGGGTGTACAAGGTTTGTTTCAGCAATGAGTTCTCAACCTTCTCTCACAAAACGGTTTACCTGGACTTCAGAACTGGAGAGGAGATCCCATTACTGCCTGACATGAACAGGGCAACAGCTCTCACACAG ATGGAGTCGGCCTGCATGTCCATCCACGAGATCCTAAAAGTGGTTGCAGACTCTCAGACTCGCTATCGTCTTCGGGAGGCTCAAGACCGAATCAGGGCAGAAGACCTGAATGAACGTATTTCCTATTGGTCCATTGGAGAGGCCATCATCCTATTTGTTGTCAGTATTGGCCAGGTGCTTATGCTTAAGAGTTTCTTCAATGAGAAGAAAACCTATGTTGCCACCAGCACATAG